A section of the Clostridium sp. TW13 genome encodes:
- the hisJ gene encoding histidinol-phosphatase HisJ: protein MEINNKRDGHIHTPFCPHGSEESFDVLVEKAIAEGLEEITFTEHMTIPLPKDPSPRNDSSMKEENIEPYLKALMEVKEKYKHKIKVNIGFEVDYIEGIEQETKTLLDKYGKYLDDAILSVHVLRYDGQYYPIGSGSAEIVKLVDKLGGMDKVYNLYYETILKSIKADLGKYKPKRIGHPTLVRKYKTDLPNEKYDLKLLEEVVIELKEKGYSIDFNTSGLRKEKCGETYPSGVFKELILQYNVPMVLGSDAHCADQIALFFKEV, encoded by the coding sequence ATGGAAATTAACAATAAGAGAGATGGACACATACATACACCATTTTGTCCTCATGGTTCTGAGGAGAGTTTTGATGTGCTTGTGGAAAAAGCTATTGCAGAAGGACTTGAAGAAATTACATTTACAGAACACATGACAATACCACTTCCAAAGGATCCATCACCAAGAAATGATAGCTCTATGAAAGAAGAAAACATAGAACCATATTTAAAAGCATTAATGGAAGTAAAAGAAAAGTATAAGCATAAGATAAAGGTTAATATAGGCTTTGAGGTAGATTATATAGAAGGGATAGAACAAGAAACTAAGACATTGTTAGATAAGTATGGTAAGTATCTTGATGACGCTATATTATCTGTTCATGTATTAAGATATGATGGACAATATTATCCAATAGGGTCTGGTTCAGCTGAAATTGTTAAATTGGTTGATAAACTAGGAGGAATGGATAAGGTTTATAATCTTTATTATGAAACAATATTAAAATCAATAAAAGCAGATTTAGGAAAGTACAAGCCAAAGAGAATCGGACATCCTACCTTAGTCAGAAAATACAAAACAGATTTGCCAAATGAAAAGTATGACTTAAAGTTGTTAGAAGAAGTTGTAATAGAGTTAAAAGAAAAAGGTTATTCAATAGATTTTAACACATCAGGGTTAAGGAAAGAAAAGTGTGGAGAGACATATCCATCAGGTGTATTTAAAGAATTAATTTTACAATATAATGTACCTATGGTGTTAGGTTCTGATGCTCATTGTGCAGATCAGATAGCATTATTCTTCAAAGAAGTATAA
- a CDS encoding PHP domain-containing protein — protein MKIDLHLHTSERSKCSIATEEQQIKAAISYGLDAIVISDHNKLVPVQHIEELNEKYKPFKIFGGIEITIHGNNNMNEDILVIGLHDEILQEKTWTYEEVYNFVKSRGGYIALNHPFRYSEEVNIDIERCIPDAIEVHSTNISRLDEQLITDLAKRLGSKLICNSDAHNIIHTGIYYNDIGGNPKNDKELVEKLLAGEYKLCKDDKRVDEHNKQVKEREDFIKELIKQGKTAEDYCKITGSWAGPFEKVARGKSYEI, from the coding sequence ATGAAAATAGATTTACATTTGCACACCAGTGAAAGATCAAAATGCAGCATTGCTACAGAAGAGCAACAGATAAAGGCGGCAATTAGTTATGGCTTAGATGCAATAGTTATTTCTGATCATAATAAATTGGTACCAGTGCAGCATATTGAAGAATTGAATGAGAAATACAAACCTTTTAAAATCTTTGGTGGCATTGAGATCACAATACACGGCAATAATAATATGAATGAAGATATACTTGTAATAGGTCTCCATGATGAAATACTTCAAGAAAAGACTTGGACTTATGAGGAAGTTTATAATTTTGTAAAATCAAGAGGTGGATATATTGCATTGAATCATCCGTTTAGGTATTCTGAGGAAGTAAATATAGATATTGAAAGATGTATCCCTGATGCAATTGAAGTTCATTCCACAAATATAAGCAGACTTGATGAACAATTAATCACAGATTTAGCTAAACGCTTAGGTAGCAAGTTAATTTGTAATTCAGATGCTCATAATATCATACATACAGGAATTTATTATAATGATATTGGAGGCAATCCAAAGAATGACAAAGAGTTAGTTGAAAAGTTATTAGCTGGAGAGTATAAGTTATGCAAGGATGATAAGCGGGTTGATGAACATAATAAGCAAGTCAAGGAAAGGGAAGATTTTATAAAAGAATTAATAAAGCAAGGCAAAACAGCAGAGGACTATTGCAAGATAACAGGAAGTTGGGCAGGTCCTTTTGAAAAGGTTGCAAGAGGAAAATCTTATGAAATCTAA